The genomic DNA GACATCGTGCGGGCGCCCGTGGGTTTCGATGCCAGGTTCTCGGCACTGCGCCGGCACTACACCTACCGGCTGTGCCTGGCCCCGTATGGGGTCGAGCCGGCCGAAACGCGGTTCGTCACACCGTGGTCGAAGCCGTTAGACCTTGATGCGATGGCTGCCGCATCGCGGGAGTTGTTGGGGCTCAACGATTTTGCCGCGTTCTGTCGTCACCGCCCCGGGGCCACCACGATCCGTGACCTGCAGCGGCTGGAATGGGTGCGTGATGGGCATTATGTGACGGCGTATGTCACCGCGGATGCGTTCTGCTGGAACATGGTCCGCTCGCTGGTCGGCGCGATGCTGGCGGTGGGAGAGGGCAGGCGGTCACCCGAGTGGACCGCCGGGCTACTGGGTGAGACGAGCCGGTCCAGCGATTTCGCCGCTGCGCCTGCGCGCGGGCTGACGCTCGTGCGGGTCGACTACCCGCCCGATGATCAACTGGCCAGCCGGAACACGATCACCCGGGACGTGCGTACGCTCTGAGGCCCCCAGACCCCAGGCCCTCAGAGTCGGGCGGCGACGAACTTGGCTGCCTGCGCCACCATGCCCGAGCGGATGTAGCCGGGCGCCAGATGGTCCTGCCACCCGGCCCGCCAGGTGTATGGACTGCTCGGATTACAGATCGGGTCGTCGCTATGACACAGATCGATAGTGCGACTCTGATACGTCGGGTTCAACAACGTGATCGGACCGGCCCAGTTTGCGCCATTGCCGAACAATGCCACCGCCGCAATGTGTTGGTCGGTGCCACGCGGTAACGGACTGCTGAAGGTGAACGCCGAAACCGGCATGGCCAGAACGAGATCGGTGGCGGCGGCACCCAACGAATAGCCGCCCAGCACGAGCTTGGTCCTCGGACAATTGCGGGTCATCCACTGCACGTGCCGGCTCATGTCGTTGGCGCCCACGTCGACCTGGGTATCCGCCGGGTAATTCACCGGATAGAAACTGATATTCGGACCTCGGAGGGCTCGCAGCGTCTTGATGAATGCGGTGCCGACCTGACCGGGGCCTGGGGGTTCCATCCGGCCGCGGGCGAACACCACCTCCGCCGGCGGGCACACGGCGCCATGGGCGGCGCCAATCATGCTGGGCGCTACCGCCATCGGCGTCACGACGGCAGACAGGGTGGTGATGAGCGCGGTGAACATCCGGCGGACAATCACGCATTCGATGGTATTGACGGCCACGTCGAGAATAGGTGCCGGTCAGGCAACGATCCGGCGACGAACCATCGATCTCAGCGCGCGGTCGGCGTCAATTCAGCCGACCCGCTACGAAATCCGCGGCCTGGTTGACCATTCCGCCGTCGATGTAGGCACCGGCCAGGTGATCAGGCCAGTTGTTCTTCCAGGTGTCGGGGTCGGCCGGATTGCAGATCGGGTCGGCACCGTGGCACAACTCGATGGTCCGGTCGGCGTAGACCGGGCTGAAGCGTGTGATGGGACCCACCCATGCGGCGCCGTTGCCGAACAGGGCGACCGCGGCGATGTGCCCGTCGGCGCCCGCGGGGAGCGGTGTCTTGAAGCCGAAGCCGGTGAACGGGACGGCAAGCACGACGTCGGCGACTGCCGCGCCCAACGAGTACCCGCCGACCACCAACCGGGTGTCCGGGCAGTTGTTCATCATGTACTGGATGTGGCCGCTCATGTCGTTGGCGCCGATGTCGACTTCGCTGTCTGCCGGGTACCGAACGGCATAGACACCGATGTTCTTGTTGGTCTTGGACCGCAGGGCGCTCACGAACGCGTTCCCGAGCGTGCCGACCCCGGCGGGCTCGGTACGGCCGCGGGCGAAGACCACCTCGACCGGAGGACACGAGGCGGCGTTGGCCACGGCCGGCGAACCGGGCAGGGCAGCGGAGACGACCGGCAGGACGGCGAAGGCCACCGCGAGGACGGCGGCCACAACGATCCAGCGCTGCAGCAGCCGGGCTACGTGGCTTTGGGCGGGAAGTTCGACCACCTCAGCGATGGTAGCGGACGCGGGCTACAACAGTCCGGCGACGAAGTTCGCGGCGTCGTTGGCCGCACCTTCGTAAGCCCGGTGTGCCTGCACACTGTCGCCGTCGCCGCAGATCGGATCGCCGGGGTTGCACAGGTCGATGGCGCGGCCTCCGTATACGGGACTGGAGGTCAGCGGCAGTCCGAGTTTGGCCGACGGGTTGCCGAAGACGGCGACCGCGGCGACGTGCTCGGGGACATTCGGCGGCAGCGGTGCGTTGAAGCCGACGGCCGGGAACGGAACGGCGGCGATCACGTCGATCACTGCGGCGCCCTGGGAGTAGCCGCCCAGCACCAGCCGGGTGGCGGGGCAGTTGTCCACCATCCACTGGATGTGGCCGGAGGCATCGTTGGCGCCGCCGGCCGCGGCCAGGAAGTCGAAGCTGGCCGGATAACTCACCGCGTAGGCGCCGACCGAACGGCCGCCGACCTTGTTGCGCAGCGAACTGACGAACGCATTGCCGATCCGGCCGAGACCCGGGGTGTCGTTGGTGCCGCGGGCGAAGACCACCTCGATGTCGGGGCAGTCGGCGGCTTTGGCCAGGGGAAGGCCTACGCCGAGCCCCGCGGTGGGGGTGGGCGCCAGAGCCGGTGCGACGACGGCAGCAGCAGCGGTGAGCGCTGCTGCCGCGAACACGGTGCAGCGACGAACAAGATCAATGGCCACGCCAAATCCTAACGTCTGTGTTGGCTAGACGATTCCTGCGACGAAGTTGACGGCCTGATCTGCCATGCCGACGTAGTCGCTGTGCGCGAAGGGGTTCCGGCCGCGTGAGCAGATAGGGTCCCCGTCCTTGCAGATGTCGATGGCCTTGCCACCGAACACCGACGAGGTGATCGGGATGCCGAATTTCGTCGACGGGTTGCCGAATACGGCAACGGCAGCGACCTGGGGCACGAGGTCGCCCGCGAGCGGCGGCGCGGATCCGATCTCCCCGACCCTGTTTCCGAGCGGCGGGATGCCTGCCAGCATGTCCACGACCGCGGCGCCCTGTGAGTAGCCGCCCAGTACGACCTTGGTGGACGGGCAGGAGGACGCCAGCGTGGCGATGCGGTTGGCAGCGTCGTTGGCGCCGTCGGCGGCGGCCAGGAAGTCGTAGCTGGCCGGGTAGTTCACCGCGTAGGTGGCTACGGAGCGGCCGCCGAGTCGCGAGCTCAGCCCGTCGGCAAAGGCCTGACCCGGCCGCCCCAGTCCGGGCGCGTCATTGGTTCCGCGGGCGAAGATCACCTCGACGTCGGAGCACGGTTCGGCCGTGGCGGGTGCGGCGAGCGCAAGCGGGAAAGCTGCGCTGACCAGGGTTGAGACAATCGCGGCCACCCGGGCCGACTTCCGGAGGAGACTCACGGGCAACATAGTCACACAAAATGGTTAGCCGCGGCTAATCGTTTGCCCGTTCGGACGTCTCCTGCAGGGCCATATCGGGCCAGGTCGCCAGCTCGATCTGGGTGGGCGTTTCCGGGTCCGCCTGCTCACCGCGGTCGCCCTGGCGGGCCACTGCCAGACCCACCAGTACCACCGCGCCGCCGATCGCCTGGCTCACCGACATGGCCTCGCCCAGCATGATCCAGGCGATGAGGACCGCGAACAGCACCTCGGACAGCCCGACCAGCGAGGCAAAGCGCGGCTTGAGCCTGGCGATCCCGACGATGCCCAGGGTGTACGCCAGGGCAGTGGGGATCAGGCCGAGCGCGATCACCGGTACCAGCCACGCGGTCGTGTGTCCGGCGATGGTCACGGGGTGGGTCGTGAAGGTCAGAGGCATGATGCCGGTGACGCCGAGAAGTGTCACGGCCGCAGTGCCGACGACCAGGCCGCCTGCGGCCAGGCTGATGGGGCTGAGCCCGTCTCCGTCGGTGCTGGCCTTGTTGGACATCATGAAGTAGCAGGCGGCGCACACGGCGGCGGCCAGGCCCCAGCTCACTCCGGCGAGGTTGATCTGGGCGCCGCTGAACACGTCGAGCACCAGAACGATGCCGGCGATGGCGACCGCCACGCCGCCGAAGGTCATCGCGCTGGGCCGGTGCCGGGTGCTGGCCCAGACCCAGCCGACCACGAGGATCGGTGCGGTGTACTCGAGCAGCAGGGCCACGCCGACGGACAGGTGTGCGACGGCGTTGTAGTAGCAGAGTTGCGCGCCCGCGATCGGGATCAGGCCGTAGCCGACGACGGTCTTGGCATGGTCGAGCACCTCGCGGATCCAGCCGGGCCGGACGACGCTGGCGAAGGCGGCCATCATGAGCGCCCCGCCGGCGAGTCGGGCCGTGACGGCCGCGGTGGGGCTCCAGCCGGATTCCATCAGGGCTTTGGCGAACGGGCCCGATGAGCCGAACGCCAGCGCGGAGCTGACGGCGAACAATAGGCCTATCCGGAAGTGGTTATCGGCGGTCGTGCGGTCGAGCTGGGCTTCGGCAGTCATCGGTACACCTCCCCTGGGGCATGTCATGAGTAAAGTGCATTATGGTAATGACGGTGGTGGTGACGCTACGGCGACAGGGGGTCATGAGTCAAATGCTTTTTACCTATGACACGGAGCTCACGCTCCGGGCCGCGATGGTGTTGGTGAACACCGATCGGGTAGAAGGCGAACAACTGTCCGACCAGGCAGCGCTGAACGCCTACCTGGATGAGTTCGGTTGGACCGGCCGGCGCGACCGCGACGACGCCGAACTCGGGGCGGTGCGCGGGCTGCGCGAGCGCGTGGGGGAGATCTGGGCGGTGGCCGACGACGAGGAGGAGACGGTCCGTCGGGTCAATGCCCTGCTGAGCGATACCAAGGCGGCGCCGTGGCTGACCCGGCACAAGGAGATGCCGGAATGGCACCTGCACCTGGCGTCGGTCGACGACCCGTTGGCGCAGCGGATGGGCGCCGAGATGGCGATGGCGCTGGCCGACCTGATCCGCGGCGGCGAACTGCGCCGCCTCAAGATCTGCGCGGCGCCGGACTGTGAGGCGGTGCTGACCGACCTGTCGCGCAACCGCTCCCGCCTCTTCTGCGACACCGGCAACTGCGGTAACCGCCAGCACGTCGCGGCCTACCGGCAGCGTCAGCGTGCCGAGTAGCGCGCTGTGTAAATCGGTGTAATCACGCCGCTCCCGGCCGGGTTAGGTTGATTGCCGGGGGCATATGGCACGGCGATCGGTCACTCGGTTACAGCTCAGCGGGCATCGATTCCTGTTGCGGCGCATGGCACACGCGTTGGTTCGCGGTGACGCGCGGATGCTCGACGATCCGCTGCGCGCCCAGGCGGTCGCCTACGGTGCGGGCTGTGCACTGACGGCCGTCGCGATCGCGGTGGGTGCGGTGCTCGCGCTGGTGCGCCCCGGCTCGGTGCCGGGCGATGCGCCGATCCTGATGGCGCGCGACACCGGCGCGCTGTACGTCCGTATCGACGACACCGTGCACCCGGTGCCCAATGTCGCCTCGGCCCGGCTCATCGTTGGTACACCGGCGAATCCGGTGGTGGTCAACGATGCTGCATTGGCGAAGTTCCGGCGCGGGCCGCTGGTGGGCATCCCTGGCGCCCCGGCCCGGCTCGGTCGACCACTGAGCGTCGACGAATCGGACTGGGCCATCTGCGACGGTACCGAGCCGGCCGAGACGGTACTGCTGGGCCGGTCCGACCCGGGGATGGTGACGTTGAGTAGCGGTCAGGCGCTGTTGGTGTCAGAGCGCGCGGTCGGGGCGACGTCGTACCTGTTGGCCGACGGATGGCGCGCCCGGGTGGATCTGCGCGACATCGCGGTGGTGCGGGCACTGCATCTGGAAGGTGTGGCAGCCCAGCCGGTTTCGCAAGCCCTGTTGGATTCGGTGCCGGAAGCGCCGCCGTTGCAGGCGCCGTCGATTGCGGGCCTGGGAAACCGAGGGCCGGCCGCGCTGGGCGGACTCGCGGTGGGCACCGTGGTGCGCGTGGTGCGCGCCGGCCCTGCGGAGTTCTATGTGGTGCTGACCGACGGCCTCCAACGCGTCGGCCGGGTGGCGGCCGACGTCATCCGCTTCAGCGTGGCACAGTCGCATGGCGAACCGCCCCTGGTCCCGGCCGATGCGGTGGCCGACGTGCCGGTCGCTGACAGCCTCGCGGTGGCCCGGTTCCCGGAACGGGTATTGCCGCGGGCACGCGCGGTGGTGTGCGCCCGCTGGGATCCGCGACAGCCCCGGTCGGATACGAATACCAGTGTGGCCATGGCTGATTCGCTGCCTGATCACAGTGTGCAGCTGGCACAGGCCGATGGCGACGGGCCGAATGTCGACCGCGTGCAGATCCCGGACGGCCGCAGCATTCTGCTGCAGGCCGGAGGCGTGGCACCCGACGCCATCGATGGTGGGCCGCTGTATTTGTTGAACGATCTCGGTGTCCTGTTCGGCGTCCGCGACGGGGCGACCGCCGAAATGCTCGGCCTGGGGACCAACGCTGTTCCTGCGCCGTGGCCGATGCTGGCCATGCTGCCCCGGGGCCCCGAACTGAACCGCGACGCGGCCTCAGTCGTGCGAGACGCGCTGCCCGGCGTCCGAGCAGCGCCGTCGTAACCGCCTGGCCGCCAGCGCCAGTGCGGTCAGAACCGTCGCGCCGACACACACGGCGGCGCCGCCGAAGGCGATGCGTTGGGGCCGGGGATCGATCGCAACCCGAGCGGCCGGCGCCACCGAGGCCGGAGCGGTCGGCACGGATGCAGACGACGGGGTGCCGCCGCTGACCGCGGCCAGGGCGTCGACGACACCGTTCCCGACCAACGGATTCCAGCCGTCGGCCGGGGTACGTGCGGTGTCTTCGATACGGCGCATCACCTCGCGCGCGCTCAGCTGCGGGAACCGGGCTCGCACCAGGGCGGCAAGCCCGGCCACCACGGGCGCGGCATAGCTGGTTCCCGAAATCGGGGCAACACGGCCGATCGAGTCGATCAACCGCTCGCCGTCGGGGTGTAGCGACACGAGATTCTCACCGGGCGCAGCCACGTCGACCCAAGGGCCCGCCAGGCTGAAGACCGATGCGGTGCCTTCGGATCCGACCGAACCCACGCACAACACCAGGTCGTCGTACCACCCCGGGCTGGATACCGAGCGGACGCTGTTCCAGTCGGGCTCGCCAGCTGGCCCGACGGGGCCGTCCTGCTGCGTGCAGCCCGCGCCGACGTTGCCGGCCGCGGCCACCACCACGACGTTGCGGACATCGACGGCATAGCTCAGCGCGGCGCCGAGGGCACGGTCGTCGGGTGCGGCGCTGGCTGACACGCAGGCGGGAGACGAGATGTTGATGACGGTTGCACCGAGGTCGGCCGCGGTGCGCACCGCCATGGCAAGGGTGTTGACGTCACCGACGCCGGTCGAGCCACCGTCCGCGGCGAACTTGTTGCTCGACTGCCGGATAGCCAGGATAGCGGCGTCGGGTGCGACCCCGCTGAAGCCGGCACTCGGTGCGGCACCGGCGATTCCGGCAACGATCGTGCCGTGGCCGTCGCAATCGACGGTGCCGTCGCCGCGGGACACATAGTCGCCGCCTCCAATCAGGTGCGGCAACAGTCGGTGCCGGGCGACACCGGTGTCGATCACCGCGATCTTCTGGCCCGCGCCGCGGGTGAGCGGCCATACCGATTCCAGGCCCAGCGGGTTGCCCGGCGCGGTGGTGGTGGTGTCGGCCGGGGATTGGTAGCAGGGTTGGCGCTGCTCGGTTCGCTCGACGGGCCCCGGCGGCGCCGGCCGAGGCAGCAGGGTCGCATCGACAGCCGGCGGTACGACCGCCGCTGCCGGCGCGATGGACAGCAGCGGAAGCCCGGCAATCAGCGCCGCGGCCAACGGGCCTGACCGGTTCACCTCAGCGCCAGGTCGCGAACGACATCGAAAGCGCCGGCGAGCCAACACGCCAGCGGCACCACCGCGGCCAGCGCGCCGTATTCGAGGGCGTCGGCGACGCGGGCCACCACGGGGCTCTGGATCGTGACCGGCCAGACGACGGCGATCCCGGCGCCGACGGCGAGAAATCCGGTCCAACTGGCCCCTGCTGGAAGCCAGGCCACCACGAGAATGAAAGCCGCGGTGAGCGAGAGGAATCCGGCGGTACTCGTCGCGGTGCGGCAATGGCCCGACGCATAGGTGCGTGAGCGCAGCAGCAGCGCCAGGCCAACGGCCGCGGCGAACGCGACTTCGACGGCCGTGACCCGTGGCGGGCCGGCGAAGGTGAGGATTGCGGTTCCCAGCGCGGCCGCGGCCGCGCAACCGACGACCAGGCTCACCAGGTGCCGATGCCCGACAAGCGCACGTGCGCCGGCGTCGAAGGTGGAGCTGTTCGATACGGCGCTCTCGGCGCCGGGGTACTCGGGTACCGGCGGCGTCAGGCCGGCCAGGGCAATGGACAGCCGCGGGGTCAGCGGTAACAGGCCCACGCCGAGCGCGCTGACCAACGAACCCAACGCCGGTGTGGCCAAGGGCCACATCGCGGCGCAACCAGTCGCGACGGCGACCACCCCGGCGACCGTCGAGATCGCAAGAAGAACGTCTGTGCCGCAACCGGATACGCGCATCAGCACCGCAGCCAGCGAGCCGGCAGCCGTCGCGGCCAGGAAGAAGTTCGCGGGAGCCGGCCCGGCCGGAACGACGAGGAAACCGAGGACCGCCACGTGCGCGAGGGCTGCGACGTTGAGCGTCGCCACCTTGGCCGAGCTCAGACCGAAACGTGGTGCGGCCACGGCCACGGCGGTGACAGCTGCTGCCACCGCCGCGGCCGCGGCGATGCGGTCCAACCCCTGACTGGCGAGCCTGGCCCAGGTCAACGCCACGACGCCCAGAGCGCAGGCCCACAGGCAGGCGGCGACCCGCAGTCCGGCGGGCAGGGCGTCCTCTATGGCGTCCACCGTCAGTGCGGCAGGCAGCGACCAATCAGGCGTGGGATTGTCGCGGGCACCGGCCAGGACCAGCAGATCGCCATCGTGAACGTCGTTCTGTAACAGGGTTGCCGACTCGTCCAGGCTGTGCCCACCCAGGTGTACCAAACGCCAGCGCCGCGGCGTCCCGTCGCCGGCACCGAGCGCGTCGACGATCCACGGCAGCAGTTCACCAACGGTCATCGCGACGGGCAGGGACAGGTCGACGGTGGCATGCCCCGCCTCGTCAGGCGCGCCACAGTGAATCGACACGTAGCGCAACGAATCCGGCATCGCATCACCCCCCCGGTTGACGCCGATACGTGTCACGGTAACGGACTCGACGAGCCCCGTTGTGCACCAATTTTTCCGGTGCACACCGGGAACCTGACGGGCCCTGCGCGCGTCCAAATGTCGATGGAACCCATCCGCGCACCGCACGCCTCTCACGAGCTCCCCGTAGCGGAGTCGCCGACTACAGAGGTGGTGATCGACGCACCGCCTGCGCTGCCACGTGACAACCCGGTCAGCCCGCTGACCAGGTTGTTGCCGCTGCTGGTGGTTGTCGCGGCGGGCGGCATGGTCGCGGTGTACGTCGCTTCTGGCGCTGCCGCCACACGTGGTCCGGCCGCCCTGATGTTCCCGATCATGATGGCCATCTCGGCGATCGGCACGGCCGCCTACAGCATGAAGAACGGTGGTCGCGCCCAGCAGCTCCACCGTGATCGTGGTGAGTACCTGCGTTACCTGGACGGGATCGACGCCGCGGCCGGTGAATCCGCCCGTGCCCACTGGCTGCGCCTGCACACCGCGCATCCCGAGCCGGGATGCTTGTGGACGCTGGCCGGTGGCGAGCAGATGTGGCGTCGCAGTCCCGATGGCCCGGGGTTCTGTGAGGTGCGGATCGGCGTGGGGGACCGGCCGCCGTCCACCACGCTGATCGCCGGTGGCAACGACCCCGGACGTGAAGCCGATCCGGTGACGGCATCGGCTCTGGCACAAATGATCCTGCGTAGGTCGACGGTGGCAAGCGTTCCCGTGACGGTGAACTTGCGTGGTTTCGGGCACGTGATGGTGGGCGGGACGACCGACGGGGCGCGGGCCTTGCTGCGCGCGGTGATCTGCCAGCTGGCCACGGCACACAGTCCGCGATACGTCCGTATCGCCGCGGTCGTCGACGTGTCAACGGCGGGAGATTGGGAATGGCTGAAATGGCTCGGCCACCACTGGCATCCCGCCGGCCACGGTGGACCGGTCGCGCTACGGCTGCGCACACTGACAGAGCTGCCCGCGGCGGAGCCTCCGGTACACACCGTCGTCATCGTCGATTCCACCACTGCCGGCCCGGCAGGGTCGGTCGCCGGTGCGGGCGTGACCGTACTGACTGTCGCGGCTCATTCCGGAATCGCCACCGCGGACCTGCATCTGGAACTCGACGCTGACACGGTGCGATTCGGTGACGGCTCGGCGCGGCCCGACCGGATGAATCATGAGCAGGCCGTCACGTGTGCCCGGTGGTTGGCGCGATGGCCGTGTGCGCCGGTGCCCGAGGCCTCCGGCTGGCCGAAGCTGATCGGGATCGACGGCCCGGATCGCTTCGATCCGCCGAGCGTTTGGACAACATCGGATCCGCAGCGGTTCCTCCGGGTTCCCGTCGGCCGGTGTGGCGACGGGAACCCGCTGCACCTCGACCTCAAGGAGGCGGCGCACGGCGGCATGGGCCCGCACGGGCTGTGTGTCGGTGCCACCGGTTCGGGGAAGTCGGAGTTCCTGCGCACGCTGGTGCTGGGACTGATCGCCACGCATCCGCCCGAAGCGCTCAACCTTGTCCTCATCGATTTCAAGGGCGGGGCAACGTTTCTCGGCCTGCACCGGTCGCGTCATGTCAGCGCGTTGATCACCAACCTGGCCGAGGAGGCGCCGCTTGTCGCCCGGATGGCCGATGCGCTGGCCGGGGAGATGAACCGCCGTCAGGAACTGCTTCGGGCGGCGGGAAACCTGGCCGGCATCGCGGAGTACCGGCGTCGCTCGGATCTGCCGGCCCTACCTGCGCTGCTGATCGTGGTGGACGAGTTCTCCGAACTGCTGCAGCAACACCCGGATTTCGCCGAGTTGTTCGTGGCGATCGGCCGACTCGGGCGGTCGCTGGGCATGCATCTGCTGTTGGCCAGCCAGCGCCTGGACGAAGGCCGGCTGCGGGGGCTGGAGAGCCATCTGTCGTACCGGGTATGTCTGAAGACTTTCTCGCCCAGCGAGTCCCGATCGGTGCTCGGAATCGCCGATGCCTATGAGCTGCCGAACACGCCAGGCGCGGCATACCTGAAGACACCGTCCGGCGAGATCCTCAGATTTCAGACCGCGTTCGTCTCGGCGACCGGCTCATTGACCGAGCAATTGCCGGCGGTTCAGGAGACACCGGGGGCCCGGCGTTTCGCCCCGACCTGGATGCCGACCGACCGCGGCCCCTCCACATCGGCCACCACGACCGTGCTGCAGCAGGTCGTCGATCGGCTGGCCGGGTACGGCACACCGGCACACCGGGTCTGGCTGCCTCCGCTGCCGTCTGCCATCCCGCTCAGCGACGTCCTGTTGTCGGATCCCGATCCACTCGGCGTCGCGATCGGACTGATCGACCGCCCCTTCGAACAACGCCGAGACCGACTGATGCTGTCGTTGGGCGGCGCGCGAGGCAACGTGGCGATCGTGGGTGGTCCCCAATCCGGAAAATCCACGGCTGCCAAAACTTTGGCGGTGGCACTGGCCGCCACTCACCATCCCCGGGACGTGGCGATCTACTGTCTCGACTTCGGTGGCGGAACGTTGAGTGCACTCCAAGCCCTGCCGCACGTCGGCGCGGTCGCCGGACGTGCCGACACCGACCTCGTCCGGCGCACCGTCGCCGAGATGCACACCCTGGTCAACGACCGCGAGGCGCGGTTCACGGCCCTTGGCATCGGTTCCATGGCCGACTACCGGGCACGCCGTGACGCCGGGGAGATCGATGATCCCCGGGGCGATGTGTTCCTGATCATCGACGGCTGGTCGACGTTCCGTGCCGAGTTCGATGCGCTGGAGCCGTCGATCACCGCGCTTGCCGTGCAGGGGCTTTCGCTTGGCATCCATGTCGTGGCGACTGCGTCGCGGTGGGGTGAGTTCCGTCCCGCGTTCAAGGACCAGCTGGGAACCCGCATCGAGTTGCGGCTCGGCGATCCGGCCGAGTCCGAGATGGACCGCAAACGCGCCCGCCAGTTGGCCCAGTGCGCACCCGGGCGTGGACTCACCCAGGACGGCCGTGAGTTGTTGATCGCGTTGCCCCGGCTCGATGGCACGCCGTCCGACACCCGCATCGGTGCGGCGCTGGCACGGGTCGGGGATACTCTGCGGGCCCAGTACGGCAAGGCCTGCGCGCCGGATGTCCGGCTCCTGCCGGCGCGCGTGGGTGGGCAGGAACTGTGCCCAGTGTCGCGCATCAGACCCGCCACCGAGGTACTGCTGGGGCTCGGCGAACGCGAACTCAGGCCGGTGTTGGTCGATTTCAACGCTCAGCCCGATCTGGTGATCATCGGTGACACCGGATGTGGCAAGTCCACCACGCTGCGCGCGCTGTGCTGCGACCTGGCGGCGGGCAACGACCCGGCGAGCGTGCAGCTGCTGATCGTGGATTT from Mycobacterium sp. DL440 includes the following:
- the eccCb gene encoding type VII secretion protein EccCb, translating into MEPIRAPHASHELPVAESPTTEVVIDAPPALPRDNPVSPLTRLLPLLVVVAAGGMVAVYVASGAAATRGPAALMFPIMMAISAIGTAAYSMKNGGRAQQLHRDRGEYLRYLDGIDAAAGESARAHWLRLHTAHPEPGCLWTLAGGEQMWRRSPDGPGFCEVRIGVGDRPPSTTLIAGGNDPGREADPVTASALAQMILRRSTVASVPVTVNLRGFGHVMVGGTTDGARALLRAVICQLATAHSPRYVRIAAVVDVSTAGDWEWLKWLGHHWHPAGHGGPVALRLRTLTELPAAEPPVHTVVIVDSTTAGPAGSVAGAGVTVLTVAAHSGIATADLHLELDADTVRFGDGSARPDRMNHEQAVTCARWLARWPCAPVPEASGWPKLIGIDGPDRFDPPSVWTTSDPQRFLRVPVGRCGDGNPLHLDLKEAAHGGMGPHGLCVGATGSGKSEFLRTLVLGLIATHPPEALNLVLIDFKGGATFLGLHRSRHVSALITNLAEEAPLVARMADALAGEMNRRQELLRAAGNLAGIAEYRRRSDLPALPALLIVVDEFSELLQQHPDFAELFVAIGRLGRSLGMHLLLASQRLDEGRLRGLESHLSYRVCLKTFSPSESRSVLGIADAYELPNTPGAAYLKTPSGEILRFQTAFVSATGSLTEQLPAVQETPGARRFAPTWMPTDRGPSTSATTTVLQQVVDRLAGYGTPAHRVWLPPLPSAIPLSDVLLSDPDPLGVAIGLIDRPFEQRRDRLMLSLGGARGNVAIVGGPQSGKSTAAKTLAVALAATHHPRDVAIYCLDFGGGTLSALQALPHVGAVAGRADTDLVRRTVAEMHTLVNDREARFTALGIGSMADYRARRDAGEIDDPRGDVFLIIDGWSTFRAEFDALEPSITALAVQGLSLGIHVVATASRWGEFRPAFKDQLGTRIELRLGDPAESEMDRKRARQLAQCAPGRGLTQDGRELLIALPRLDGTPSDTRIGAALARVGDTLRAQYGKACAPDVRLLPARVGGQELCPVSRIRPATEVLLGLGERELRPVLVDFNAQPDLVIIGDTGCGKSTTLRALCCDLAAGNDPASVQLLIVDFRRALLGTVESEHLAGYAASVVALDAALPRVLETLKNRMPGPEVTQRALRERSWWTGPELYVVVDDYDLVAGGGSNPLSPLLNYLPHARDLGLHLLLARRSGGAARAMFDPVLSAVKDLGCMGLMMSAGPDDGVLLGSVRPIRLPPGRGTLITRAAPDQLVQVALPGGGDAR
- the eccD gene encoding type VII secretion integral membrane protein EccD; the encoded protein is MPDSLRYVSIHCGAPDEAGHATVDLSLPVAMTVGELLPWIVDALGAGDGTPRRWRLVHLGGHSLDESATLLQNDVHDGDLLVLAGARDNPTPDWSLPAALTVDAIEDALPAGLRVAACLWACALGVVALTWARLASQGLDRIAAAAAVAAAVTAVAVAAPRFGLSSAKVATLNVAALAHVAVLGFLVVPAGPAPANFFLAATAAGSLAAVLMRVSGCGTDVLLAISTVAGVVAVATGCAAMWPLATPALGSLVSALGVGLLPLTPRLSIALAGLTPPVPEYPGAESAVSNSSTFDAGARALVGHRHLVSLVVGCAAAAALGTAILTFAGPPRVTAVEVAFAAAVGLALLLRSRTYASGHCRTATSTAGFLSLTAAFILVVAWLPAGASWTGFLAVGAGIAVVWPVTIQSPVVARVADALEYGALAAVVPLACWLAGAFDVVRDLALR